The genomic window AAGCTTGATGTCTCCACGCTTTGCCAGCTGCACGTCCTGATCCATTCCGACCACGATCCACTCGACGGGCGGCTGGTTAGAACGCAAAAGTCCAGTAAGCAGATTGTCTAGATGTTGCTGTCGACCTCGTACGATGGTCAAGACGCTAAGCGACATTCCTCTTCCCCTGAAGCGTGTTGACGATGTGAACGTGACCAGCGGGCCACCTGTTCGATATGCGCAGCCGCTTGCTTCGCACCGTCGTCGATAAAGACCTGATCCCAGCGACGCGGGTCGAGCTGTTTCGCTTGCTTGATGAGATTCGGCCATTGGTGAGTCTGCGGCCAAGCAGGTAAACCGATGGCAAGTTGTTCTCGCTGCAGCACAACCGTTTTGCGAAGCTGTTCATCAAACGGCCGTTGTTCGGCAATCGCGATAAAACGACTACGCAAATTGCCAAGCTCCATTACGCTGTTGTGCCCTGCCGAGGAGATGACTACATCGGCCGATGCCAGGTATCGTTGTGGAGCGGCTATCCAACCGGCGAAACGCAAATTCGCTGGTGTCCTGTCACGCCGCTCATCGTCGGACTTGCCCAGCACGATCCACTCGTGATCCGGCATGCTGCTAGCCGCCTCGCGGAGCCGCTGATGGACGTCACATGAACCGCCACGACCGAACATCACGACAACCCGATTGGGGACCACTTTAACAGCATCGTCGCCATCGGCTTGGCGGCAAAAGCCATCCAGATAGATCGTCTTCTCTTTCACCCAATCCGGCGTGATCTCGTCTTCCATGTGTTGCGGGAAAGGGGCCAGCAGCGATCGTGCGGCCGCGTATGCTCCCAAATGGGCCGCATCGCTACGGTCGCCGTGTTGGCGCATTACGATCTGTGGGATCGAAGCCAGCCGCGTCAGCATCGAGATTTCGGCGGAAACATCAACAACCATCACGTCCGGCTTTTGTTGATCCAGCCAAGCGGTGTACTGCGCCACGCGACGAGTAATATTGTCCGTCCACAATGGAGCATAGTGGAACGAGGGCACGTCTTCCGCGTGGCGAAGACCGGACTCGGGGACGTCGTCGATGTCGCAGGCGAGTTCACGCACGGACGTCAGCGTTGGTCCTCGCCAACGCAGGTCATCGATGCGGCTGGTCAGCACCGTTGCCGGGACAGTCAGATGCCTCAGTATCGCTTCGGTGCGATGTTTGTGCCCTAGACCGTGATAGTGAACGTAAAATCCAATGTTTTCCTTCATGCCGCCACTTTAGTACGCGCCGTGTTATAGAGCTGTTCATAGCGGCGGAGCATCCGCGACATGCCAAAGTTTTCTTGTGCGTAGCGACGGCACACGTTGCTGTTGAGCTGCAAGCATCTTGTCACCGCTTCGGCGAGCTGTCGGACGTCTCCCGGCGGGGCAAGCTGGCCGAC from Roseimaritima ulvae includes these protein-coding regions:
- a CDS encoding glycosyltransferase; the protein is MKENIGFYVHYHGLGHKHRTEAILRHLTVPATVLTSRIDDLRWRGPTLTSVRELACDIDDVPESGLRHAEDVPSFHYAPLWTDNITRRVAQYTAWLDQQKPDVMVVDVSAEISMLTRLASIPQIVMRQHGDRSDAAHLGAYAAARSLLAPFPQHMEDEITPDWVKEKTIYLDGFCRQADGDDAVKVVPNRVVVMFGRGGSCDVHQRLREAASSMPDHEWIVLGKSDDERRDRTPANLRFAGWIAAPQRYLASADVVISSAGHNSVMELGNLRSRFIAIAEQRPFDEQLRKTVVLQREQLAIGLPAWPQTHQWPNLIKQAKQLDPRRWDQVFIDDGAKQAAAHIEQVARWSRSHRQHASGEEECRLAS